The Nocardia sp. XZ_19_385 genome window below encodes:
- a CDS encoding DM13 domain-containing protein has translation MAFARSTPRKKKIALTVAAALVLALGAGLAFFQPWKLVTDTTVNEAQPTAVFGPDPYAAPRMPWPLSSGRFISHEHTTSGSLVILKLPDGSHVLRLDDLDTSDGPDLHVWLTDAPVIDGRDGWGVFDDGAHLDLGKLKGNKGSQNYTIPADADLSKYTSVSIWCDRFNVSFGAATLEKA, from the coding sequence ATGGCATTCGCGAGGAGCACACCTCGAAAGAAGAAGATCGCCCTTACCGTGGCGGCCGCGCTCGTCCTGGCGCTGGGGGCCGGTCTGGCCTTCTTCCAGCCCTGGAAGCTGGTCACCGACACCACGGTGAACGAGGCCCAACCCACCGCCGTCTTCGGGCCCGACCCGTACGCCGCGCCGCGGATGCCGTGGCCGCTGTCCAGCGGCCGCTTCATCTCCCATGAGCACACCACGTCAGGCAGCCTGGTGATCCTGAAACTGCCCGACGGCAGCCATGTGCTGCGCCTGGACGATCTCGACACCTCCGACGGCCCCGACCTGCACGTCTGGCTCACCGACGCGCCGGTCATCGACGGCCGCGACGGCTGGGGCGTCTTCGACGACGGCGCGCACCTCGACCTGGGCAAGCTGAAAGGCAACAAGGGCAGCCAGAACTACACCATCCCCGCCGACGCCGACCTGTCGAAGTACACCAGCGTCTCCATCTGGTGCGACCGGTTCAACGTCTCCTTCGGCGCCGCGACGCTGGAAAAGGCCTGA